The following proteins are encoded in a genomic region of Colletotrichum higginsianum IMI 349063 chromosome 9, whole genome shotgun sequence:
- a CDS encoding Ankyrin repeat protein, whose product MMAHSHFPATPNEKVPALFGCPCVWSHVPLYGDAQRRRRYHHALTKPDAPGMVLRLPSEIILCVVDALFDLYAKEVSLGYEKYWESSCLPYETDMMCPFCMLPRFDVWRDVANLAATCRALYELVTPVLYRRDAEKNHSSALLISAKRGNLRAVRLALENGADADADDHTMPLQWTNECFRYCEHCEYQVWWREPRRLDMGALHWAALCGRPDVLELLLRHGRDGGGVSPDKRAMVYPGLDAGNFGSLRYVEDYCDEYNASFPCVALQTTMGYNPVSGEGANALYFLLGTSRLRDPGETLAMARLLVEAGSSLLTHKSAGLHALHQAAAYDNVEVTRFLLGEMKTDPDVPDAAGNTPLHHHIDSRFRVEGAAKDTRTLAVLLGHGADPNLRNADGLSPLDLCLFTTLLGGDRMRLSVMLARNGATLRDRDLGLHAARLTGEQRGELNAAFREARISGKSEWDGSI is encoded by the exons ATGATGGCCCACTCAC ACTTCCCCGCCACACCCAACGAGAAAGTGCCGGCGCTTTTCGGATGCCCATGCGTATGGAGCCATGTGCCGCTCTACGGCGATGCccagcgacggcgccgctACCACCACGCGCTGACGAAGCCCGACGCGCCGGGCATGGTGCTGCGTCTGCCGTCCGAGATCATCCTctgcgtcgtcgacgccctcttCGACCTGTACGCCAAGGAGGTGTCCCTGGGCTACGAAAAGTACTGGGAGTCGTCGTGTCTCCCCTACGAGACGGACATGATGTGCCCCTTCTGCATGCTCCCCCGCTTCGACGTCTGGCGAGACGTGGCGaacttggcggcgacgtgccGCGCGCTCTACGAGCTCGTCACCCCCGTGCTCTACCGCCGCGACGCGGAGAAGAACCACTCGTCGGCGCTGCTCATCTCGGCCAAGAGGGGTAACCTCCGCGCCGTGAGGCTGGCGCTGGAgaacggcgccgacgccgacgccgacgaccacACGATGCCGCTGCAGTGGACCAACGAGTGCTTCCGGTACTGCGAGCACTGCGAGTACCAGGTCTGGTGGCGGGAGCCGAGGAGGCTCGACATGGGCGCGCTGCACTGGGCGGCGCTGTGCGGGCGGCCagacgtcctcgagctcctcctgcgtcacggccgagacggcggcggcgtatCCCCGGACAAGAGGGCCATGGTATACCCCGGGCTGGACGCCGGGAACTTCGGTTCCCTGCGGTACGTGGAGGATTACTGCGACGAGTACAACGCCAGCTTCCCCTGCGTGGCGTTGCAGACGACCATGGGCTACAACCCCGTgagcggcgagggcgccaaCGCGCTGTACTTTTTGCTGGGGACGAGCAGGCTGAGGGACCCGGGCGAGACGCTGGCGATGGCGCGGTTGCTCGTCGAGGCTGGCTCTTCGCTCCTGACGCACAAGTCGGCCGGCCTCCACGCGCTTCACCAGGCCGCCGCGTACGACAACGTCGAGGTGACGAGATTCCTACTGGGGGAGATGAAGACCGACCCGGACGTcccggacgccgccggcaacacGCCGCTCCACCACCACATCGACTCGAGGTTCAGGGTCGAGGGGGCCGCCAAGGACACGAGGACGCTGGCGGTGCTGCTCGGGCACGGCGCGGACCCGAACCTGCGGAACGCGGACGGCCTGTCGCCGCTGGACCTGTGTCTGTTCACGACGCTGCTGGGCGGGGACAGGATGAGGCTATCGGTGATGCTGGCGCGGAACGGGGCGACGTTGAGGGATCGGGACTTGGGGCTCCACGCGGCGCGGCTGACGGGCGAGCAGCGCGGGGAGCTCAACGCGGCGTTCCGGGAGGCGAGGATATCGGGGAAAAGCGAATGGGACGGGAGCATTTGA
- a CDS encoding C2H2 finger domain-containing protein, translating into MEATSRYRDPAGLPSILIDSSNPRTSDRSDPFNMYSSSVALSIPGSDRITNAAPPPLPPPPFPFGQGSMHHSHEPRQYHRDPSSYSPREHTYHDSIGSLDDRPDYKRAAYRHERDEGYASMGSASASTRSECSLPSISAGFGSHHDRFQFQSSADALTDMKKKLDPSKTFDNKPAISLLSASSASALDPLRRLSGDQRMPPHLGHATLPLHLKTSNLAESPDRFTQTPLSALSPSPGSFHLGHDHRPPRSVSDLDRSPPMRSRRNNSDDASSYGYDAEDMEIEETNSMKRLRIEDPMRAHYDGVGTKRRASADPDDSVPLGFTTQGDLLRRRDGNQRASPTPRLSVIPQGSVSSISSGGRAGSYSSNLSLLTGSIASISPSYGRVSPGGLSPGGISPGGTDPSCSSPYSASMSLNPSPRGSLSRAPHQRTISESRPLASPRKLAEVSKPVGTKISGFFMCDCCPKKPKKFETAEELAAHEAEKQYECSFCGNRFKNKNEAERHQNSLHVRRHSWSCSALSHYDRAFHDSTNRPGEADTCGYCGEEFPRNGRGPGASAPRHATDQDWEERIRHLQEVHKFRECNSSKKFFRADHFRQHLKHSHAGTSGKWTNMLENACMLDEDPTPR; encoded by the exons ATGGAGGCGACTTCAAGATACAGGGACCCCGCCGGGCTCCCGAGCATCCTTATAGATTCCTCGAACCCCAGGACATCGGACCGGTCGGATCCTTTCAACATGTATTCCTCCTCAGTCGCCCTCTCCATTCCTGGCTCGGACAGAATCACCAACGCTGCCCCTCCACCTCTACCTCCACCTCCATTCCCGTTTGGTCAAGGTTCCATGCATCATTCTCATGAACCCAGGCAATATCACCGTGATCCCTCGTCGTACAGCCCGAGGGAACACACCTACCACGACAGCATAGGAAGCTTGGATGACAGGCCGGATTACAAAAGAGCCGCCTACAGGCATGAGAGAGATGAAGGATATGCCAGCATGggctcggcttcggcctcgacgag ATCCGAATGCTCTCTGCCGAGCATCTCGGCCGGCTTCGGCTCACACCATGACAGGTTCCAATTCCAGTCCAGCGCTGATGCACTCACCGATATGAAGAAGAAGTTGGACCCGTCCAAAACGTTCGACAACAAGCCGGCCATCTCCCTTCTGAGCGCCTCGAGCGCTTCCGCCCTTGACCCCTTGAGGAGATTGTCTGGCGACCAACGCATGCCTCCGCATCTTGGGCATGCGACTTTGCCTCTGCACCTGAAAACGTCAAACCTGGCGGAATCGCCCGACAGATTCACCCAGACACCACTTTCGGCTTTGTCGCCATCCCCAGGAAGCTTCCATCTGGGGCATGATCATAGACCGCCGCGCTCCGTCTCGGACCTGGACCGGTCGCCGCCCATGCGTTCGAGAAGGAACAACAGCGACGATGCATCTTCGTACGGATACGACGCGGAGGACATGGAAATCGAGGAGACGAACTCAATGAAGAGGTTGCGTATCGAGGATCCCATGCGAGCCCACTACGACGGTGTTGGAACGAAGCGGCGTGCCTCCGCCGACCCGGATGATAGCGTTCCCCTTGGTTTCACAACCCAAGGCGACTTGCTGCGTCGCCGTGATGGAAACCAGAGGGCCTCCCCGACGCCTCGTCTGAGCGTCATTCCTCAGGGCTCTGTTTCTTCCATCTCTTCGGGAGGGCGCGCAGGCTCGTACAGCTCCAACCTGTCCCTGCTGACCGGCAGCATTGCCAGCATCAGTCCGTCTTACGGTCGAGTGTCTCCCGGCGGTCTTTCCCCAGGAGGCATCTCGCCCGGCGGCACCGATCCCAGTTGCAGTTCGCCGTACAGCGCCTCCATGTCGCTGAACCCTTCGCCACGCGGTTCTCTTTCTCGCGCACCCCACCAGCGGACCATCAGCGAAAGCCGGCCTCTCGCTTCCCCGCGCAAACTTGCTGAGGTCAGCAAGCCGGTCGGCACCAAAATCTCGGGTTTCTTCATGTGCGATTGCTGTCCCAAGAAACCCAAGAAATTtgagacggccgaggagctAGC GGCCCACGAGGCAGAGAAGCAATATGAATGCTCGTTCTGCGGCAACAGgttcaagaacaagaacgaGGCGGAGCGCCATCAGAACAGTCTTCACGTTCGCAGACACAGCTGGAGCTGTTCGGCTCTGAGCCACTACGACCGAGCATTCCACGACAGCACCAACCGGCCCGGCGAGGCAGACACTTGTGGTTACTGTGGCGAGGAGTTTCCCCGGAACGGTCGAGGCCCCGGTGCTTCGGCGCCGCGTCACGCCACGGATCAAGACTGGGAGGAGCGCATCCGTCACCTCCAGGAAGTGCACAAGTTTCGGGAGTGCAACAGCAGCAAGAAGTTCTTCCGCGCGGATCATTTCCGACAGCATCTCAAGCACAGTCACGCTGGAACGAGCGGCAAATGGACAAACATGCTGGAGAACGCCTGCATGTTGGACGAGGACCCGACCCCGCGGTGA
- a CDS encoding Dual specificity phosphatase, with product MVRGQVPPEDVTKRLKDIQSTFLSPTEPTDHKETAPVVNNVLEIYTGEPDGSKHSDEVDRLLRKSCVEMAMNRVDGDDELFVGGIWALRRPSALKERNITHILSVVGIDPAGLKSETGTWENYGKSFKHLVIDIDDVEDADILVHLPKAVRFIDEALHPQNHVGGGVSGAKTKDEKLFEEKAKRLRHAVEEDEKADAAAATDPDPDAITPAPQLEALDLGPDDEKKPKPDAPGAVYVHCAMGKSRSVTAVVAYLLWKYPSRFGRSTASAAAAQKVSKPDDTAAAAVAAAVKWVRNTREIAEPNPGFIQQLEMWWAMGCPDDVESHPVYQRWDFQREIDESLAAGQAPSRLRFEDEEMSKEEASSSSSSQTKGGVEIRCKKCRKTLATPRFVLEHEQDAQGRARGQACGHVFVEPLGWMREELEKGALEGRLCCPNSKCGAAVGRYSWRGFRCSCGGWVTPGFSLQKGRTDEVAVRAPGAAASAAGRAPLGIRMPPGAGRL from the exons ATGGTTCGTGGCCAAGTTCCGCCCGAGGACGTGACGAAGCGATTAAAAGACATACAGTCGACATTCTTGTCGCCAACGGAGCCTACGGACCACAAAGAGACGGCACCTGTGGTAAACAACGTGCTGGAGATATACACCGGCGAGCCTGACGGAAGCAAGCATTCGGACGAGGTAGACCGCCTGTTGCGGAAAAGCTGCGTCGAGATGGCCATGAACcgcgttgacggcgacgacgagttATTCGTTGGCGG TATTTGGGCCCTGCGCCGTCCGTCCGCCCTCAAGGAGCGCAACATCACGCACATCCTGTCGGTCGTGGGCATCGACCCGGCCGGCCTAAAGAGCGAGACCGGCACGTGGGAGAACTACGGTAAGAGCTTCAAGCACCTGgtcatcgacatcgacgacgtcgaggacgccgacatcctcgtccaccttCCCAAGGCCGTACgcttcatcgacgaggcgctGCACCCGCAGAATcacgttggcggcggcgtctccggagcgaagacgaaggacgagaagcttttcgaggagaaggcgaagCGGTTGAGGCACGCtgtggaggaggacgagaaggccgatGCGGCTGCAGCAACGGACCCGGACCCTGATGCCATCACCCCCGCGCCCcagctcgaggccctggacCTCGGGCCCgatgacgagaagaagcctaAACCGGACGCCCCCGGCGCCGTGTACGTCCACTGCGCCATGGGCAAGTCCCGCTccgtcaccgccgtcgtcgcctaCCTCCTCTGGAAGTACCCCTCCCGCTTCGGCCGCTCCACCGCCTCTGCAGCCGCCGCACAAAAAGTGTCGAAGCCCGACGAcaccgcggccgccgccgtcgccgccgctgtgAAGTGGGTCCGCAACACGCGCGAGATCGCCGAGCCGAACCCGGGCTTCATCCAGCAGCTCGAGATGTGGTGGGCCATGGGGTgcccggacgacgtcgagtcGCACCCAGTCTACCAGCGCTGGGATTTCCAGCGCGAGATCGACGAGAGCCTCGCGGCGGGGCAGGCGCCCAGCCGGCTGCgcttcgaggacgaggagatgaGCAAGGAAGaagcgtcgtcgtcgtcgtcatcgcaGACCAAGGGCGGGGTCGAGATCCGGTGCAAAAAGTGCCGTAAGACGCTGGCGACGCCACGGTTCGTGCTCGAGCACGAGCAGGATGCGCAGGGCAGGGCGAGGGGCCAGGCGTGCGGACACGTCTTCGTGGAGCCGCTGGGCTGGATGAGggaggagctggagaagGGCGCGCTCGAGGGCCGGCTGTGCTGCCCGAACAGCAAGTGCGGCGCCGCGGTCGGGAGATACAGCTGGCGTGGGTTCCGGTGCAGCTGCGGCGGGTGGGTGACGCCCGGGTTCAGCCTGCAGAAGGGGCGGACCGACGAGGTGGCCGTGAGGGCGCCGGGGGCGGCTGCATCCGCGGCGGGGAGGGCGCCGTTGGGGATCCGGATGCCGCCCGGGGCGGGGAGACTGTGA